The following is a genomic window from Citrifermentans bemidjiense Bem.
GAGGCGCAGGAGGTTTCTATTTCGTTGGAGCCTGAACGTCACCTGGTGGTGGGGCAGAGCAGCATCGTATTTGAGCATGGTGCGGAGAGGGTCTTGATACGGCTGGCTGAGACTGCGCAGGTCGAGTCCGCTCGGGCTGCGGGCAAAGAGATTCCTTTTTCCTTCGCTAGGGGGACACTGGTCCTTGAACTGCCTCAAGGCGAAAACGTTACCATAACCGTCTCGTATCGGGCCGAATTCAACGACCCTGTCTCCCGGAATCCGGCGGCAGGTGAGGATCCAAGTTACGGCGTCAGCGCTGCGATCACAGCTGAGGGGACTTTTCTTGGTGGCGGCTCCCACTGGTACCCAGTCCCGTCACAGGTGCCTTTGTGTCGCAAAATCAGCATAACCGCCCCGGCGGGGATCGAGGGCATCACTAACGGGGCCAGGATACTCAGAGAAACATCTGCGGGAGTGACGAAGTCTGTGTGGCAGGAGTCGCGGCCGGTTGGGGTGCCATCGGTGAGTGCCGGGCCGTACCTGATTGAGGAGAGGCAGGCGGCGGGTGTCACGCTTTACAGTTATCTTTACCGGGACAATGCCAATTTGGCGCCTCGGTACTTGGACGCGGCTGCCAAGTACCTGTCTTTTTACCAGGGGCTCTTCGGTCCTTACCCCTTTGAAAAATTCGCAATTGTAGAAAACTTCTTTCCGACCGGTTATGGTTTCCCATCTTTTACGCTTCTTGGCGGAACAGTAATTAGGCTTCCCTTCATCGCCGACACCAGTCTTCCCCATGAGATCGTCCATTCTTGGTGGGGTAATGGGATAGACGTCGATCTGAGCCAGGGGAACTGGTGCGAAGGGCTCGTTACCTATCTAGCCGATTACCTGCTTATGGAACGCCGCTCACCAGCCGAGGCGCTGGAATACCGCAAACAGCTCCTGATAGACTATGCCTCGCTGGTAACTGCTGAAAACGACTTTCCACTCACCAGTTTTGTCAGCCGTAGTGATCCTGCCTCGCGTGCCATAGGGTACGGAAAGGGTGCAATGCTTTTTCACATGATCCGTTCCCAGATAGGGGATGACGCGTTCTTCAATGCCCTGCGGGCAATAGCTCGTGATCGCGTGTATGGTTCGGCTTCATGGAACGATCTTGCTGCGGCATTCTCGCGTAGCGCTGGCCGTGACCTCTCTCCTTGGCTGGGAGAGTGGTTGTCTCGTCCTGGCGGCCCGCGTTTTTCCTTGTCGCAGGTGGAGAAGAAACGCCAGGGGGATGGATGGTTGGTGACCGGTACGGTCTATCAGTCCTCCCCTCCATTCGATGTACGGTTGCCACTAACTCTAGAGACCGAGAGTGGAGTGATTGAGAGCGTGGTACCGGTGCGCGATCAAAATAGTGTTCGCTTCGCCATATCCACGCCTGTACCGCCGCAACGGCTCCTGCTTGATCCTGAAGCTTCCATCTTCCGAATTATTTCTCCTTCAGAAATCCCGGCTACTGTAAACAGCATCAAAGGGTCTACCTCACTTGTCGGTGTCATTACTAAGAATTGCAAGGCACCGCCAGAGTTATTTAAAGCCATGCTTGATTCCCTTTCCCAAGCTGACGCGCGTGTGCTGATCGAGTCAGCCTTGGATCCGGCCCAAGCTCAATCCGACGATCTGGTTTTTTGCGGGATGCCGCAAAACCTTTCTCTGCTGCAAATTCCGCAGCAGTTAAATACAGCCTATAAGTCAACCATTGCAGCCGCAGGCGACGATAGCCTACTTTTCGTGGTCCTCAAACATAATCCCCCTGGGAGAGGGGTTATCGCGTTGTTTCAACCGGAATCTAGGGCCGCAGCTGAAAAGTACGCTGCAAAAATAACGCATTATGGCAAATACGGTGTTCTGATCTTTTCTGCTGGTTCAATCAGAATCAAGGGAACCGGCATAGCAGCCGGAGAAGGGCGCTTGATAGATTTCTTAAATTGAAGCTCTCCAGGCTTTTGATCGCTGTTCTTTCTGTAGATCCAATCGCCTCCTTCTCGCGGAGGGGGCTGTTCTTTCATCCCTACCACATTCCCTTGGTTGAAGATTTATAAATACAAATTAAATTTATTTAAGTTATAGGCTGCGTCTCCGATAAGGTTACAGAATCGCGAGGGAAGTGGTTCTGTAGAGATGGCCACTCTGCAGAATGTTCCTGCATGCAAGCAAAACTCCGGTTCGAAAACCACCGGCAGAACGCCGGGTCGCCTAGAAAGGAGCAACGCCATGACAGTAAGTGATATTTCCTTGACCGCCGGGATGCGAACGAACCTTCTCTATTTGCAGAACACCAGCCAACTCCTTAATAGAACACAGCAGAGGGTGTCCTCGGGAAAACAGGTGAATAGCGCACTGGATAATCCGACCAACTACTTTGCAGCCAAGAATGCTACACAGCGCGCAAGCGACCTATCTGACCGAAAAGATGGCATGTCTGAGGCGGTGCAGACTGTGAACGCGACCAACGCAGGCCTCACCGCTATCACCGGACTGATCAACGCCGCCAAAGGTGTTGCGCAGTCTGCCCTTTCTACTAGTGATACGATCACTCGTGCTAAGCTTGCTTCACAATATGACACCATCCGCTCCCAGATTGATAACATATCCTCTGATTCTGGTTATCGCGGTCTCAACTTGTTGAGTAGTATCAATACGTTGACAGTTAATTTCAATGAAGATGCCACCTCCAAGCTCAATGTAATAGGGTTCTTGGGAAACTCCATCGGTCTGAGCCTTACTGCAGCGAGTGGTACCTGGCAAGCCAACTCGAACATTACAACGGATATGGCGCTCATGGATACAGCTATATCCACTCTGAGGAGCAACACCCAAACCTTGGCTGCAAACCTGAATATCATCACTACGCGTCAGAGCTTCACCGACCAAATGATCAATACTCTGCAAACAGGGGCCGACAATCTGACCTTGGCAGATATGAACGAAGAAGGCGCCAACATGCTGATGCTGCAGACGCGGCAGACATTAGGGACGACGTCACTGAGCCTGTCATCGCAGGCTGCTCAGTCAATACTAAAGTTGTTTTAGTTTAACTGTGCGGAACGGCTTTCCTTGGCCGTTCCGCCTGTCGCCTTTGATCTGGAGCAGATATGAAGAGCGCAAAATACAGGTCACGCGAGGAGCATGTTGCACGCCGAGGGACAGGCTGGGAAAACGGCGGGGCAGTCATTTCGCAACAGACTATGCTCTTAACTGACGTGATGCTTGCTTCAGTGGAAATGAAGCAAAGCAATGCCGGCTTATATGTTGTCGACCTGAGTCAGGAGGGGGTAAATATCATGAAGCTTGCCTGCAGTGTATTGCGGCGCCAGACAGCCCTTGCCACCTCATCGAAGGCAGCACAAGTGGTGTTCAGGCAGTTTTGACAATCGTAAAATTAGCTTGATTGTTGATGTTCAACATTCCTATCACTGAACCCGTCGCCATAGTTAGAGGGCCTGAAAATTGCAGTATGCCCTGCGTCTATCTGGAATGGTTAGCCTGGCGGGTCGAGGAGGGGCGCATGCTTGTTCAAGTGAATTGGACAAACAACCGTTACGATTACGTGAATGACTATATGCTTGACAGTCTGATAGAGGCTGGAGTTGTCGCAAGATTTCTTCGCTCTACAGGTTGGGTCACCGTTGGCGTAGATCCCATCCGTTCTCCTAAGCAGCGTAACACGTATAGTGGTCCTGAGAGACGAATATTTGGTGAGTGTAGCGCCAAATAGTATGCTCGCTGTCGGATCTTTTTACAGCTTTGAAGCAGGCGTGTCGACTTCTCTTACATGTTTCACATCTTGCAGATTCTCCACCAGATGCTGTCATTTGTATCATCTTTGCTCCGTGCCCTACTTTTATCAGTGCTAAAGGGTGACTATGTCATTGGTTTATGTTGTGACTGCCCGATCGTCTGCGCTATTGACTTAGGGGTGGCGGAGTAATTTCTCGGACAGCACAGGCGATGGCATCAAACACACGTCACCAGATTTTCTGAGGTGGATTGGGGTAGCACAGCGCGAGTGGCAATAACGGGTGGTTGTGACTGAGTTTGAAAGGTAGTTTCATTTACCAGAAGTGCCATTTGCCGGTGAAAAGCACAAAGCAGGCGAGGGCAAAGTTGGTAATGGCGTGTGCCAGAATGCATTGCGCAATGCTTTTGGTCTTGTACACTATGAGGCTATAAAAGACGCTGGCTATCATACCGGCTACGATAAGATGGTGTTCCAAGCCGAACAAAACTGTAGAGATGAGGAAAGAACTCCAGGTGAAGGAGCCAATCGGGATCGATTCGAAGTCCGTATCCACAAGATAGCGCAGCAGAAAGGATCTCCAGAATACTTCCTCCATGATAGGCACAACGAGGACGGCACCGACAACCCGAAAGGCAGTCATTAATACCCTTACCACTTCGTCTGGCAGCAGCATCGGATTGAAGCCGCTAAGAGGGGACGCGAGTGTGACGACCCAATCTGCTGAAACCCAAATTGCGAATGTCAAAAGACCGATTAGGGCGACAGAAACAGTACGCCACAGTTGTCCAAGATCCTGGATGCGTATTTCATGGTAAAATGGTGATTGCTTGTATAGCAGCAAAGCTACTGCAACAGTCTTTATCGGATAGAGGTAGTACAACGCAGTGATAGGTTGATCCAGCCAGTGCTGCTGTATGGCATACCGGAAGGTTTCCTCTAATGCAACGAATGCCATGAACATGGCGAAGGGGACAGTGCGTCGATAGATGGCCATATTAAGCCATGGAAAATACACGGGATCGGTCATGATAGCCCCTATTGCCACAATCTAAGATCTTCAGCTATAAAGCAGAGGCGGCTTCGGAAGAAAGTAAATGTGTCGGGATCTTTTACAGTTGACGCAATGTGTCGGGTTTCTTGACATGCTGTGCCAGCGTCACTTTTTGCACGTGTTGTACGAAAAAAAGGCGGCACTTGGAAGTGCCGCCAATTCTCATGACTGCCTGGCATCTATACGTTTTTCCGGCGTTTACAATAGATAGCAAGGCTAAGTAAGCCAGCCCCAAAAAGTACCATGGTCGCAGGTTCCGGAGTGGGGATGATGTCTACTCCGGCATCGAAGCTAGACGTCCCCCGATTACGTCCGAAATCGATAGTCACAACCTCGCTAAGGGTGAAGGGGTTGACTAAATCCAAGAGCGCACTGTCCTCCGCTTGGAAGGACATCCCTGAGTTAATTAAGGAGAGTTCCGGGAGTTGTTGCGTGCTAGTGCCATCGGTACTGTAAGTTACTGTGTTGGTAATTTGGTCTCCAGCCTTGATGGACCCACCAATCCCATACTTCACGAGAGCGTTGGGCGATAAGTCTGTCCTCAGGCTCGGTAAAGATAACCCAGAGTCAGTCAACGTGAAAGTGAGTGACCCTCCGAGGGTGGAAGATGTGAACACAGCATTTAGGTGAAGGGCTTGCGGCCAAGAGGCATATGGATGGCTAAATCCCTGTGCGGACTCGACCGTTACTAGGTAGTTGCCTACTACCATGTCCATAAAGCTAATCTTACCAGTTATGCCACTCATGTCGCCGACTTGTCCATCTGTGATCGTCTTGGACTCTGTTCCACTTGTAACTGTTAAAGTGAGGGCTTGTGCCGTTGTTCCGATGCCTAAGATCAGCATCATACCTGCCAACATTGCAGCCATGCGTTTCATATTATGGTC
Proteins encoded in this region:
- a CDS encoding M1 family metallopeptidase is translated as MEPERHLVVGQSSIVFEHGAERVLIRLAETAQVESARAAGKEIPFSFARGTLVLELPQGENVTITVSYRAEFNDPVSRNPAAGEDPSYGVSAAITAEGTFLGGGSHWYPVPSQVPLCRKISITAPAGIEGITNGARILRETSAGVTKSVWQESRPVGVPSVSAGPYLIEERQAAGVTLYSYLYRDNANLAPRYLDAAAKYLSFYQGLFGPYPFEKFAIVENFFPTGYGFPSFTLLGGTVIRLPFIADTSLPHEIVHSWWGNGIDVDLSQGNWCEGLVTYLADYLLMERRSPAEALEYRKQLLIDYASLVTAENDFPLTSFVSRSDPASRAIGYGKGAMLFHMIRSQIGDDAFFNALRAIARDRVYGSASWNDLAAAFSRSAGRDLSPWLGEWLSRPGGPRFSLSQVEKKRQGDGWLVTGTVYQSSPPFDVRLPLTLETESGVIESVVPVRDQNSVRFAISTPVPPQRLLLDPEASIFRIISPSEIPATVNSIKGSTSLVGVITKNCKAPPELFKAMLDSLSQADARVLIESALDPAQAQSDDLVFCGMPQNLSLLQIPQQLNTAYKSTIAAAGDDSLLFVVLKHNPPGRGVIALFQPESRAAAEKYAAKITHYGKYGVLIFSAGSIRIKGTGIAAGEGRLIDFLN
- a CDS encoding GSU3473 family protein, which codes for MLVQVNWTNNRYDYVNDYMLDSLIEAGVVARFLRSTGWVTVGVDPIRSPKQRNTYSGPERRIFGECSAK
- a CDS encoding CAAX prenyl protease-related protein; translated protein: MTDPVYFPWLNMAIYRRTVPFAMFMAFVALEETFRYAIQQHWLDQPITALYYLYPIKTVAVALLLYKQSPFYHEIRIQDLGQLWRTVSVALIGLLTFAIWVSADWVVTLASPLSGFNPMLLPDEVVRVLMTAFRVVGAVLVVPIMEEVFWRSFLLRYLVDTDFESIPIGSFTWSSFLISTVLFGLEHHLIVAGMIASVFYSLIVYKTKSIAQCILAHAITNFALACFVLFTGKWHFW
- a CDS encoding flagellin N-terminal helical domain-containing protein — protein: MTVSDISLTAGMRTNLLYLQNTSQLLNRTQQRVSSGKQVNSALDNPTNYFAAKNATQRASDLSDRKDGMSEAVQTVNATNAGLTAITGLINAAKGVAQSALSTSDTITRAKLASQYDTIRSQIDNISSDSGYRGLNLLSSINTLTVNFNEDATSKLNVIGFLGNSIGLSLTAASGTWQANSNITTDMALMDTAISTLRSNTQTLAANLNIITTRQSFTDQMINTLQTGADNLTLADMNEEGANMLMLQTRQTLGTTSLSLSSQAAQSILKLF
- a CDS encoding PEP-CTERM sorting domain-containing protein encodes the protein MKRMAAMLAGMMLILGIGTTAQALTLTVTSGTESKTITDGQVGDMSGITGKISFMDMVVGNYLVTVESAQGFSHPYASWPQALHLNAVFTSSTLGGSLTFTLTDSGLSLPSLRTDLSPNALVKYGIGGSIKAGDQITNTVTYSTDGTSTQQLPELSLINSGMSFQAEDSALLDLVNPFTLSEVVTIDFGRNRGTSSFDAGVDIIPTPEPATMVLFGAGLLSLAIYCKRRKNV